The following are from one region of the Halolamina litorea genome:
- a CDS encoding non-histone chromosomal MC1 family protein produces MVREDGKRNFALRGETGEESVFSGNTPRQAALKAARRLEPASSEDAAERVDLELREKGTDKVHIYEGWAWEEEAPDNKPDWMPEVITEANVSKQGIEHLDE; encoded by the coding sequence ATGGTACGAGAAGACGGTAAGCGGAATTTCGCGCTTCGAGGAGAGACCGGTGAGGAAAGCGTGTTCTCGGGGAACACCCCTCGGCAGGCAGCACTCAAAGCTGCTCGCCGCCTCGAGCCTGCGAGCTCCGAGGACGCCGCCGAACGCGTCGACCTCGAACTCCGGGAGAAAGGAACGGATAAAGTACACATCTACGAGGGCTGGGCGTGGGAAGAGGAGGCTCCGGACAACAAGCCCGACTGGATGCCCGAGGTAATCACCGAAGCTAACGTCTCCAAACAGGGGATCGAACACCTCGACGAGTAG
- a CDS encoding quinone-dependent dihydroorotate dehydrogenase — translation MDLYDAGKPVLFALPAETAHTLVSRGLEAVQGTPIEGALRDRYVVDDERLTTEAFGLRFPNPVGVAAGFDKNARLPNVLAALGFGHVEVGGITAEAQAGNPRPRMFRLRPDRALINRMGFNNEGADAVGARLDDTALPHVPVGVNLGKSKSTPLEEAPSDYRYTYERVGDAGDYFVINVSSPNTPGLRSLQNRDSLEAIVDELQDAGAAPLLVKLSPDLPGPAIEDSLEVVDEKGLDGVVVTNTTTERPESLKSPNKAEPGGLSGDPIEERSTGLVRFVAERTDVPVVGVGGVSDAEGAYRKIRAGASVVQLYTGLVYEGPSLARDINEGLLDLLDRDGFDHVSEAVGADL, via the coding sequence ATGGACCTCTACGACGCCGGTAAACCGGTTCTGTTCGCACTCCCGGCCGAAACCGCCCACACGCTCGTGAGCCGCGGTCTCGAAGCCGTCCAAGGCACTCCCATCGAGGGAGCCCTCCGTGATCGTTACGTCGTCGACGACGAACGGCTCACGACCGAGGCCTTCGGCCTCCGGTTCCCCAACCCCGTCGGCGTCGCCGCCGGGTTCGACAAGAACGCCCGCCTCCCGAACGTGCTCGCCGCACTGGGCTTCGGCCACGTCGAGGTCGGCGGCATCACCGCCGAGGCACAGGCGGGCAACCCTCGCCCGCGGATGTTCCGCCTCCGACCCGACCGAGCGCTCATCAACCGGATGGGGTTCAACAACGAGGGCGCCGACGCCGTCGGCGCGCGCCTGGACGACACCGCGCTCCCGCACGTGCCCGTGGGCGTCAACCTCGGGAAGTCGAAATCGACGCCGCTGGAGGAGGCCCCGAGCGACTACCGGTACACGTACGAGCGCGTGGGCGACGCGGGGGACTACTTCGTCATCAACGTCTCCAGCCCCAACACGCCCGGCCTGCGCTCGCTCCAGAACCGCGACTCCTTGGAGGCCATCGTCGACGAGCTGCAGGACGCCGGCGCCGCCCCCCTCCTCGTGAAGCTCTCGCCCGACCTTCCCGGCCCGGCTATCGAGGACTCCCTCGAAGTCGTCGACGAGAAGGGCCTCGACGGCGTCGTCGTCACGAACACGACCACCGAACGCCCGGAGAGCCTCAAGTCGCCCAACAAAGCGGAGCCGGGCGGCCTCTCCGGTGATCCCATCGAGGAGCGCTCGACGGGGCTGGTCCGATTCGTCGCCGAACGCACCGACGTCCCTGTCGTCGGCGTCGGCGGCGTCAGCGACGCCGAAGGCGCCTACCGCAAGATACGCGCGGGTGCGAGCGTGGTGCAACTCTACACCGGCCTCGTCTACGAGGGGCCGTCACTGGCCCGCGACATCAACGAAGGCCTGCTGGACCTGCTCGACCGCGACGGCTTCGATCACGTCTCCGAGGCCGTCGGCGCCGACCTGTAG
- the pheT gene encoding phenylalanine--tRNA ligase subunit beta: MPVVDIDTDELRHLTGHEEKGDDQLKEDLFGLGLEFEGETDEGELQFEFAPDRLDRLSVEGVARSLRYQYGDDRGVYVPDTNDAEWTIRVDESVPDERPYVAGAVVRGVDLDEQALDSLIQLQEKLHATMGRKRAKGAIGIHDLTMLKGERVEQREIGEGNDLEPPEDLTPVGGDDGPTDVGGPTITYRGIDPESEEFVPLDADRGMTPAEVLTEHPTGETYADVVREYERFPAIYDELGLFSFPPVINGQRTEVTTNSRELLIELTGTDQWTIDRMLAIICYALDARGATLEDVDVVYDDGAAGERSGDHLVRPELDVREKTVSHDQIETTLGIDLEMEAVVDLFERSGLDATTNLGEETQYEVEIPPYRTDVLHPADLVDDVGRAYGFDELEPEYPDIGTIGGRHERSRLERATRTALVGLGFEDLLNFHLSSPEENYERMGVAEGSDVLGGGAAVNVTSAYSEDYTQLRTWALPSLMHVLENNTHRRYPQELSEVGFVAERAETGRDGDDAEGTGVAEHRTVAGAIARTDATYEDIKGRLQALVAEFDVSLETPTTDHPSFIDGRVAEVVIDGDAVGVIGEVHPRVLVERDLEVPVAAFEFRLDALAE; encoded by the coding sequence ATGCCCGTCGTCGACATCGACACTGACGAACTACGACATCTGACCGGCCACGAGGAGAAGGGGGACGACCAACTGAAGGAGGACCTGTTCGGCCTCGGCCTTGAGTTCGAGGGCGAGACTGACGAGGGCGAACTCCAGTTCGAGTTCGCGCCCGACCGGCTCGACCGGCTCTCCGTCGAGGGCGTCGCCCGCTCCCTTCGCTACCAGTACGGCGACGACCGCGGGGTGTACGTCCCCGACACGAACGACGCCGAGTGGACGATCCGAGTCGACGAGTCCGTGCCCGACGAGCGCCCGTACGTCGCGGGCGCGGTCGTGCGCGGCGTCGATCTGGACGAGCAGGCACTCGACTCGCTGATCCAACTGCAGGAGAAGCTCCACGCGACGATGGGGCGCAAGCGCGCGAAGGGCGCCATCGGCATCCACGACCTCACGATGCTGAAAGGCGAACGCGTTGAGCAGCGCGAGATCGGTGAGGGCAACGACCTCGAACCGCCGGAGGACCTCACCCCCGTCGGCGGCGACGACGGCCCGACCGACGTTGGTGGCCCGACGATCACCTACCGCGGGATCGACCCCGAGAGCGAGGAGTTCGTCCCGCTCGACGCCGACAGGGGGATGACGCCGGCGGAGGTGCTGACCGAGCACCCGACCGGCGAGACGTACGCCGACGTGGTACGCGAGTACGAGCGCTTCCCGGCGATCTACGACGAACTGGGGCTGTTCTCGTTCCCGCCCGTGATCAACGGCCAGCGAACCGAGGTAACCACGAACTCCCGGGAGCTACTGATCGAACTGACCGGAACCGACCAGTGGACGATCGACCGGATGCTGGCGATCATCTGCTACGCGCTGGACGCCCGCGGCGCGACGCTGGAGGACGTCGACGTGGTGTACGACGACGGCGCCGCCGGCGAGCGGTCGGGCGACCACCTCGTCCGGCCAGAACTCGACGTGCGCGAGAAGACCGTCTCCCACGACCAGATCGAGACCACGCTCGGCATCGATCTGGAGATGGAGGCGGTGGTGGACCTGTTCGAGCGCTCCGGCCTCGACGCGACGACGAACCTCGGTGAGGAAACCCAGTACGAGGTCGAGATCCCGCCCTACCGGACCGACGTGCTCCACCCCGCGGACCTCGTCGACGACGTCGGGCGGGCGTACGGCTTCGACGAACTCGAACCGGAGTACCCCGACATCGGGACCATCGGCGGCCGCCACGAGCGCAGCAGACTGGAGCGAGCGACCCGGACCGCGCTCGTCGGGCTCGGGTTCGAGGACCTGCTGAACTTCCACCTCTCCTCGCCCGAGGAGAACTACGAGCGCATGGGCGTCGCGGAGGGAAGCGACGTGCTGGGCGGCGGTGCGGCGGTCAACGTCACCAGCGCCTACAGCGAGGACTACACCCAACTCCGGACGTGGGCGCTCCCCTCGCTGATGCACGTCCTCGAGAACAACACCCACCGGCGCTACCCGCAGGAGCTCTCGGAGGTCGGCTTCGTCGCCGAGCGCGCCGAGACCGGGCGGGACGGCGACGACGCCGAGGGGACGGGCGTCGCCGAGCACCGCACCGTCGCGGGCGCGATCGCGCGCACGGACGCCACGTACGAGGACATCAAGGGGAGACTGCAGGCGCTCGTCGCTGAGTTCGACGTGAGCCTCGAAACGCCGACCACCGACCACCCGAGCTTCATCGACGGCCGCGTGGCCGAGGTCGTCATCGACGGTGACGCGGTGGGCGTGATCGGCGAGGTCCACCCGCGCGTGCTGGTGGAGCGCGATCTGGAAGTGCCGGTCGCGGCCTTCGAGTTCCGGCTGGACGCGCTGGCGGAGTAG
- a CDS encoding valine--tRNA ligase: MPSGPYDADAVEEQWQERWLAEDTYAYRGGEVDDPDTAFAIDTPPPTVSGNLHWGHVYGTILQDIVARFTRMQGEEVFYPFGYDDNGIASERLTESELGIRHQEFSRREFQQKCREVCAQYEEEFTENLQSFGFSIDWDNTYRTIEPRVQRISQLSFIDLYEQGKEYRKRAPAIWCPECETAISQVETEDDEQHSHFHDIEFGVVGASSEAPEGGEAAEEAAAGQSAFTISTTRPELLPACVAVFVHPDDEENQNLVGQQAEVPLFGHEVPIIADERVDMETGSGLVMCCTFGDQTDIEWYQAHDLDLRVAIDESGHLTDVAGEYEGMSSDDAREAIVSDLDETGALLDRWEITHTVNVHERCGTGVEFLVADQWYVEMLDSTDEYLDAGREMDWYPEKMFSRYQHWIEGLQWDWCISRQRSSGIPFPVWYCEDCDEAIMAEKADLPVDPLSDDPPVDACPSCGGDDFLPEDDVFDTWATSSLTPLINAGWDWDEEAEEFTMENPELFPMDVRPQGHDIISFWLFHTVVKCYEHTGEVPFDSVMINGMVLDEDRKKMSKSVGNVVSPEEVREQFPVDAARFWAAGSSIGDDLPYQEKGLRAGEKLLQKLWNASKLVDSLTPETVPEIRDEDLSALDRWLLAELDSEAEFVREMLEEREFSKARDSLRSFFWGTFCDDYLEIAKQRVREEDDESAKYTLSVAHERFLKLFAPVLSHISEEIWQEMYNDGSEASGAGGEFESIHRTAWPEPTGVEADHEAGETAMTVVGALRRYKSERQLPLNAELDTVSVYGTVDGFESDIRNVMHVGTLETLDEEPQIESVITGIDLDYSVVGPEYGADVPDIEAGIESGDYELGEETLTVAGHELSAEEFTVERERQFTGEGEMLEADGALVIVRE; the protein is encoded by the coding sequence ATGCCTAGCGGCCCGTACGACGCCGACGCCGTCGAGGAGCAGTGGCAGGAGCGGTGGCTCGCCGAGGACACCTACGCCTACCGCGGGGGGGAGGTCGACGACCCGGACACGGCCTTCGCCATCGACACGCCGCCGCCGACGGTGTCGGGGAACCTCCACTGGGGCCACGTCTACGGCACCATCCTGCAGGACATCGTCGCCCGGTTCACCCGGATGCAGGGCGAGGAGGTCTTCTACCCCTTCGGCTACGACGACAACGGAATCGCATCCGAGCGCCTGACTGAGAGCGAACTCGGCATCCGTCACCAGGAGTTCTCCCGGCGGGAGTTCCAGCAGAAGTGCCGCGAGGTCTGTGCCCAGTACGAGGAGGAGTTCACCGAGAACCTGCAGTCCTTCGGCTTCTCCATCGACTGGGACAACACCTACCGGACGATCGAACCCCGCGTCCAGCGCATCTCCCAACTCTCCTTCATCGACCTCTACGAGCAGGGCAAGGAGTACCGCAAGCGCGCCCCGGCGATCTGGTGTCCGGAGTGTGAGACCGCCATCTCGCAGGTCGAGACCGAGGACGACGAACAGCACAGCCACTTCCACGACATCGAGTTCGGCGTCGTCGGAGCCTCCTCGGAGGCTCCCGAAGGCGGCGAAGCCGCCGAAGAGGCCGCGGCGGGACAGTCGGCGTTCACCATCTCGACGACGCGACCCGAACTCCTCCCCGCGTGTGTGGCCGTCTTCGTCCACCCCGACGACGAGGAGAACCAGAACCTCGTCGGACAGCAGGCCGAGGTGCCGCTGTTCGGCCACGAGGTGCCCATCATCGCCGACGAGCGCGTCGACATGGAGACCGGCTCCGGACTGGTGATGTGCTGTACGTTCGGGGACCAGACCGACATCGAGTGGTACCAGGCCCACGATCTGGACCTGCGGGTCGCCATCGACGAGTCGGGCCACCTCACCGACGTCGCCGGCGAGTACGAGGGGATGTCCTCCGACGACGCCCGCGAGGCCATCGTCTCTGACCTCGACGAGACCGGCGCGCTGCTCGACCGCTGGGAGATCACCCACACCGTCAACGTCCACGAGCGCTGTGGCACGGGCGTCGAGTTCCTCGTCGCCGACCAGTGGTACGTCGAGATGCTCGACAGCACCGACGAGTACCTCGACGCCGGCCGCGAGATGGACTGGTACCCCGAGAAGATGTTCTCCCGGTACCAGCACTGGATCGAGGGGCTGCAGTGGGACTGGTGTATCTCCCGGCAGCGTTCCTCGGGGATCCCGTTCCCCGTCTGGTACTGTGAGGACTGCGACGAGGCGATCATGGCCGAGAAGGCCGACCTGCCCGTCGACCCGCTCTCGGACGACCCGCCCGTCGACGCCTGCCCGTCGTGTGGCGGCGACGACTTCCTCCCCGAGGACGACGTGTTCGACACGTGGGCGACCTCCAGCCTGACGCCGCTGATCAACGCCGGCTGGGACTGGGACGAGGAGGCAGAGGAGTTCACGATGGAGAACCCGGAACTGTTCCCGATGGACGTGCGCCCGCAGGGCCACGACATCATCAGCTTCTGGCTGTTCCACACCGTCGTCAAGTGCTACGAGCACACCGGCGAGGTGCCCTTTGACTCGGTGATGATCAACGGGATGGTGCTCGACGAGGACCGCAAGAAGATGTCCAAGTCCGTCGGGAACGTCGTCTCCCCCGAGGAGGTCCGCGAGCAGTTCCCCGTCGACGCCGCCCGATTCTGGGCGGCCGGGAGCTCGATCGGCGACGACCTGCCGTACCAGGAGAAGGGGCTGCGAGCCGGCGAGAAGCTGCTCCAGAAGCTCTGGAACGCCTCGAAGCTGGTCGACTCGCTGACCCCCGAGACCGTTCCGGAGATCCGGGACGAGGACCTCTCGGCGCTCGACCGCTGGCTGCTGGCGGAACTCGACAGCGAGGCCGAGTTCGTCCGGGAGATGCTGGAAGAGCGGGAGTTCTCGAAGGCTCGGGACAGCCTCCGAAGCTTCTTCTGGGGGACGTTCTGTGACGACTACCTCGAGATCGCCAAACAGCGGGTGCGCGAGGAGGACGACGAGTCCGCGAAGTACACGCTTTCGGTCGCCCACGAGCGCTTCCTGAAACTGTTCGCGCCGGTGCTTTCCCACATCTCCGAGGAGATCTGGCAGGAGATGTACAACGACGGGTCCGAGGCGTCGGGCGCGGGCGGCGAGTTCGAAAGCATCCACCGGACCGCCTGGCCCGAGCCGACGGGCGTCGAGGCCGACCACGAAGCCGGCGAGACGGCGATGACCGTCGTCGGCGCGCTGCGGCGCTACAAGAGCGAGCGCCAACTGCCGCTCAACGCCGAACTCGACACGGTGTCGGTGTACGGCACCGTCGACGGCTTCGAGAGCGACATCCGGAACGTGATGCACGTCGGGACGCTCGAAACCCTCGACGAGGAGCCCCAGATCGAGTCGGTGATCACCGGGATCGACCTCGACTACTCGGTCGTCGGGCCGGAGTACGGCGCAGACGTGCCGGACATCGAGGCCGGCATCGAGAGCGGCGACTACGAACTGGGCGAGGAGACGCTGACGGTGGCGGGCCACGAACTGAGCGCCGAGGAGTTCACCGTCGAGCGCGAACGGCAGTTCACCGGCGAGGGCGAGATGCTCGAAGCCGACGGCGCGCTCGTGATCGTTCGGGAGTAA
- a CDS encoding tryptophan--tRNA ligase, whose translation MTEDTPTPKTDGGTDSVANDDVALDPWGSSTIADYRKLFEQFGIEEFDAADVPNPHYLMRRGAIFGHREYGRVVEAMANDEPFAALSGFMPTGDPHIGHKMVFDELIWHQQQGGEVYGLIADLEAHSARGMSWDEIDEHARSYLLSFIALGFDVEDGELYRQSDNRVLQDLAFEIGSTTNFSEFEAIYGFGGETNVSHMQSVVTQLADILYPQLDEPMPTVIPVGPDQDPHVRFARDAAARMRFFKVTEAFASFAADEQERELFSHIYDTLVERGDADELRCEDGAALLREFEDRGEQLADDETQQSLLKKLDNAGKEPIRPRVRFLDRNASASAFEALIDRVPGEKRRYEAHIDSFDLDIEEAEELAREVEIEHDGYGFERPSSIYHRFMTGLTGGKMSSSIPASHISLLDDPEDGYDKVKSAATGGRTTAEEQRELGGEADDCPVFELYSYLLAEADDEFVAEVYEECTGGERLCGGCKEQAAELMKEFLEEHQEKREEAKEILEDVDIDLSSDRRGLGGQDEEDAV comes from the coding sequence ATGACTGAGGACACACCCACACCGAAGACCGACGGGGGCACCGACAGCGTAGCAAACGACGACGTAGCCCTCGACCCGTGGGGGTCCTCGACCATCGCGGACTACCGCAAACTGTTCGAGCAGTTCGGGATCGAGGAGTTCGACGCAGCCGACGTGCCGAACCCACACTACCTGATGCGCCGCGGGGCCATCTTCGGCCATCGCGAGTACGGGCGCGTGGTCGAGGCGATGGCCAACGACGAGCCGTTCGCGGCGCTCTCGGGGTTCATGCCGACGGGCGACCCCCACATCGGCCACAAGATGGTGTTCGACGAACTCATCTGGCACCAACAGCAGGGCGGCGAGGTGTACGGCCTGATCGCGGACCTCGAAGCCCATTCGGCCCGCGGGATGTCGTGGGACGAGATCGACGAGCACGCCCGAAGCTACCTGCTCTCGTTCATCGCGCTCGGGTTCGACGTGGAGGACGGCGAACTCTATCGCCAGTCGGACAACCGGGTCCTGCAGGACCTGGCCTTCGAGATCGGTTCGACGACGAACTTCTCGGAGTTCGAGGCGATCTACGGCTTCGGCGGCGAGACGAACGTCAGCCACATGCAGTCGGTCGTCACCCAACTCGCGGACATCCTCTACCCGCAACTCGACGAACCGATGCCGACGGTGATCCCGGTCGGGCCGGATCAGGACCCGCACGTCCGGTTCGCCCGCGACGCCGCCGCCCGGATGCGCTTTTTCAAGGTGACCGAGGCGTTCGCGAGCTTCGCCGCCGACGAGCAGGAACGAGAACTGTTCAGTCACATATACGACACACTGGTGGAACGGGGCGATGCCGACGAACTTCGTTGTGAGGATGGCGCAGCCTTGCTCCGCGAGTTCGAGGACCGGGGCGAACAGCTCGCCGACGACGAGACCCAGCAGTCGCTGTTGAAGAAACTCGACAACGCCGGGAAGGAGCCGATCCGCCCCCGCGTGCGTTTCCTCGACCGCAACGCCAGCGCGTCGGCGTTCGAGGCGCTCATCGACCGCGTGCCGGGCGAGAAGCGCCGCTACGAGGCCCACATCGACAGCTTCGACCTCGACATCGAGGAAGCCGAGGAGTTGGCCCGCGAAGTCGAGATCGAGCACGACGGCTACGGCTTCGAGCGGCCGTCGTCGATCTATCACCGCTTCATGACCGGGCTGACCGGCGGGAAGATGTCCTCCTCGATCCCGGCGTCGCACATCTCGCTGCTCGACGACCCCGAGGACGGCTACGACAAGGTCAAGTCCGCCGCGACGGGTGGCCGGACGACCGCGGAGGAACAGCGCGAACTCGGCGGCGAGGCCGACGACTGCCCGGTGTTCGAACTCTACTCGTACCTGCTCGCGGAGGCCGACGACGAGTTCGTCGCCGAGGTGTACGAGGAGTGTACCGGCGGCGAGCGGCTCTGTGGCGGCTGCAAGGAGCAGGCCGCCGAACTGATGAAGGAGTTCCTCGAAGAGCACCAGGAGAAACGCGAGGAGGCAAAGGAGATCCTCGAAGACGTCGACATCGACCTCAGCAGCGACCGGCGCGGGCTTGGCGGGCAGGACGAGGAAGACGCCGTATAG
- a CDS encoding phenylalanine--tRNA ligase subunit alpha: MRLPERQVAALEAASATDAQPIPELADAAGIDEAAATTAVFELEEEGLLAVESEVEETVSITDEAETYLETGLPEVRFYRAAIDAGAGTDAAPMGQVIGAAGLEGPQVDIALSNFARKGYGQIESGEVTADPDADPDSDPEVAALEELATGRSVDDAGVLDRLEERGLIEREERTVRSVTLTDAGVDAMMAGVEAAETAAQLTPEMLTSGEWEDVEFTDYNVEADATEAGAGKVHVLRQAAERVKDVLVGMGFQEMDGPHADADFWINDALFMPQDHPARTHWDRFALDVDPVENLPEDLVEAVENAHRNGVGPDGDGYHSPWSEDFAREVALRGHTTSLSMRYLSGAAEGELEPPQRYFSVEKAYRNDTIDSTHLLEFFQIEGWVMAEDLSVRDLMGTFEEFYAQFGITDVQFKPHYNPYTEPSFELFGRHPETDELIEIGNSGIFREEVLTPLGVECDVMAWGLALERLAMLYTGAEDIRDLHGTLADLEFLRNAEVIY; this comes from the coding sequence ATGCGACTCCCGGAACGACAGGTCGCGGCCCTCGAGGCCGCGAGCGCGACTGACGCACAGCCGATCCCCGAACTCGCCGACGCGGCGGGGATCGACGAGGCGGCGGCCACGACCGCCGTCTTCGAACTGGAGGAGGAAGGACTCCTCGCCGTCGAGAGCGAGGTCGAGGAGACCGTCTCGATCACCGACGAGGCCGAGACGTACCTCGAAACGGGCCTGCCGGAGGTGCGGTTCTACCGCGCCGCCATCGACGCCGGTGCCGGCACCGACGCGGCGCCGATGGGGCAGGTCATTGGCGCCGCCGGACTCGAAGGCCCGCAGGTCGACATCGCGCTCTCGAACTTCGCCCGGAAGGGCTACGGGCAGATCGAGAGCGGCGAGGTCACGGCCGACCCGGACGCCGACCCCGACAGCGACCCCGAAGTGGCTGCACTCGAAGAACTGGCGACCGGCCGATCCGTCGACGACGCCGGCGTACTGGACCGACTGGAGGAGCGCGGGCTGATCGAGCGCGAGGAGCGCACGGTCCGCTCGGTCACGCTCACCGACGCCGGCGTCGACGCCATGATGGCCGGCGTCGAAGCAGCGGAGACCGCCGCCCAACTCACCCCCGAGATGCTGACCTCCGGGGAGTGGGAGGACGTCGAGTTCACCGACTACAACGTCGAGGCCGACGCGACCGAGGCCGGCGCGGGGAAGGTCCACGTGCTCCGGCAGGCCGCAGAGCGCGTGAAGGACGTGCTCGTCGGGATGGGGTTCCAGGAGATGGACGGCCCCCACGCCGACGCGGACTTCTGGATCAACGACGCGCTGTTCATGCCCCAGGACCACCCTGCACGGACCCACTGGGACCGGTTCGCGCTGGACGTTGACCCCGTCGAGAACCTCCCCGAGGACCTCGTCGAGGCTGTCGAGAACGCCCACCGCAACGGCGTCGGTCCCGACGGCGACGGCTACCACTCGCCGTGGAGCGAGGACTTCGCCCGCGAGGTCGCGCTTCGGGGCCACACGACTTCGCTCTCGATGCGCTACCTCTCGGGGGCCGCCGAGGGTGAACTGGAGCCGCCCCAGCGCTACTTCTCGGTGGAGAAGGCCTACCGGAACGACACAATCGACTCGACGCACCTGCTGGAGTTCTTCCAGATCGAGGGCTGGGTGATGGCCGAGGACCTCTCGGTCCGGGACCTGATGGGCACCTTCGAGGAGTTCTACGCCCAGTTCGGCATCACGGACGTGCAGTTCAAACCCCACTACAACCCCTACACGGAGCCGAGTTTCGAGCTGTTCGGGCGCCACCCCGAGACCGACGAACTGATCGAGATCGGCAACTCCGGCATCTTCCGCGAGGAGGTGCTGACGCCGCTGGGCGTCGAGTGTGACGTGATGGCCTGGGGGCTCGCCCTGGAGCGGCTGGCGATGCTCTACACCGGCGCCGAAGACATCCGCGACCTGCACGGTACGCTCGCGGACCTCGAGTTCCTGCGGAACGCGGAGGTGATCTACTGA